One segment of Anatilimnocola aggregata DNA contains the following:
- a CDS encoding DUF1501 domain-containing protein, with protein MCGLSLAGLLRARAAAKGTERRATSVIFVELAGGPTHIETYDPKPNAPIEYRGPLGTISTNLPGVQFSELMVQQARIMAKLAVLRAVTHSSSSHGTSAHLTQTGYYLRDPQRRENDMPCAGSITSQLRGPNQIGVPAYVAIPQVMRFGGPAYFGKRFSPFETGGDPAASKFEVNNLSLNASLNLERLSDRRSLLSALDGQRRAADAQGTGAAIDHFSREAFDMVTGDRARRAFQIDAENDTTRDRYGRHTTGQSLLLARRLVEAGVTFVTVRVGGWDDHVQIEQRMKDKGPAYDQGLAALIEDIHERGLNRDVLVVSMGEFGRTPRINANAGRDHWGTLMSVVLAGGGLKVGQIVGSSNDKGETPQDLPYRPENILATIYRHLGIDPQSTFNDFSGRPRYILENRAFVKELI; from the coding sequence ATGTGCGGGCTTTCCCTGGCTGGTTTGTTGCGAGCACGAGCCGCGGCCAAGGGAACCGAACGGCGAGCCACGTCGGTCATCTTTGTGGAGCTCGCGGGTGGCCCGACTCATATCGAAACCTACGATCCGAAGCCGAATGCGCCAATCGAATATCGCGGCCCGCTCGGCACGATCTCGACCAACCTGCCCGGTGTGCAGTTCAGCGAACTGATGGTTCAGCAGGCGCGAATCATGGCCAAACTGGCTGTCCTCCGCGCGGTGACCCACTCGTCGAGCAGCCACGGCACCTCGGCCCATCTGACGCAAACGGGCTACTATCTGCGCGATCCGCAGAGGCGAGAAAACGACATGCCGTGCGCCGGCTCGATCACCTCTCAGCTGCGCGGTCCAAATCAGATTGGTGTTCCAGCCTATGTTGCTATCCCGCAAGTCATGCGGTTCGGCGGCCCCGCTTATTTCGGCAAACGGTTCAGCCCGTTCGAAACCGGCGGCGATCCCGCCGCGAGCAAATTCGAGGTGAACAATCTGAGCCTCAACGCTTCGCTCAATCTGGAACGCTTGTCCGATCGTCGCTCGCTGCTCTCCGCGCTGGATGGACAGCGCCGCGCCGCCGACGCCCAAGGAACGGGTGCAGCCATCGATCATTTCAGTCGCGAAGCCTTCGACATGGTCACGGGCGATCGAGCCCGCCGGGCGTTCCAGATCGACGCGGAGAACGACACCACGCGCGACCGTTATGGCCGCCACACGACTGGACAGAGTTTGCTGCTGGCGCGGCGGCTCGTCGAAGCGGGAGTGACGTTTGTCACCGTTCGCGTGGGTGGCTGGGACGATCACGTGCAGATCGAACAGCGGATGAAGGACAAGGGCCCCGCCTACGACCAAGGGCTGGCCGCACTTATTGAGGACATCCACGAGCGGGGCCTCAATCGCGATGTGCTCGTTGTATCGATGGGCGAGTTCGGCCGCACGCCGCGAATCAACGCCAATGCAGGTCGCGATCACTGGGGCACTCTGATGAGCGTCGTGCTGGCCGGCGGCGGCTTGAAAGTCGGCCAGATTGTCGGCTCCTCGAACGACAAGGGAGAAACCCCGCAGGATCTTCCCTACCGCCCCGAAAACATCCTCGCCACGATCTATCGCCATCTGGGAATTGACCCGCAATCGACCTTCAACGATTTTTCCGGCCGGCCACGCTACATCCTGGAGAATCGCGCGTTCGTCAAAGAGTTGATTTGA